The following are encoded in a window of Sphaerisporangium siamense genomic DNA:
- the hrpA gene encoding ATP-dependent RNA helicase HrpA, with protein MGSSSVTSPLTGLRERLPALMLRDELRLRRRIDGARKVRDHKALRAIADQVTGQIEAAEARVGARRALVPALTYPEALPVSMRRDEILAAVRDHQVVIVAGETGSGKTTQIPKICLELGRGVKGQIGHTQPRRIAARTVAERIAEELGIPLGGAVGYKVRFTDHSGDDTLVKLMTDGILLAEMQRDRLLSRYDTLIIDEAHERSLNIDFILGYLKQLLPRRPDLKVIITSATIDPERFSRHFGDAPVIEVSGRTYPVEVRYRPITDDQEDQAQAIVDAVDELCAEGPGDILVFLSGEREIRDTAEALKGRDEEVLPLFARLSAGEQHRVFQQHRGRRIVLSTNVAETSLTVPGIKYVIDPGFARVSRYSHRLKVQRLPIEPISQASANQRKGRCGRTSDGVCVRLYSEEDFLGRPEFTDPEILRTNLASVILQMTTLGLGDIAAFPFVEPPDQRQVKDGVNLLHELGAFDDDRKLTPIGGKLAQLPVDPRLARMVLAAHDNGCAEEVMVIAAALSIQDPRERPADKQAQADQKHARFADKESDFLTFLKLWDHLREQQKELSSSQFRRMCKADYLNYLRVREWQDLYSQLRQVATGMGVTLNSARAEPYAVHVSLLAGMLSHIGVMDVDKDADKNGAGARRRAMREYLGARGAKFAIFPGSALFRKQPRWVMAGELVETSRLWARVVAKIEPQWIEPLAGHLVKRTYSEPHWEKSQGAVMASEKVTLYGVPIVVDRKVNYGRVDPELSRDLFIRHALVEGDWDTHHRFLKDNRRLLSEVEELEARARRRDILVDDETLFDFYDKRVPDHVVSARHFDTWWKRERQTRPELLTFTSDMLINAGADADDLQQAYPDAWRHLGQRMRLTYQFEPGADADGVTVHVPLQILNQFEGDGFDWQVPGMREELVTEMIRSLPKPLRRNFVPAPNYAKAVLEHVTPGKEPVAEAVSRELSRLTGVQVPADAFDPARLPDHLRVTYRVVDERKRTVGEDKDLAALKSSLAPKVRATLSRAGEELERTGLRAWTFGDLPKLFEQGRLKGYPALVDEGGTVGVRVFQTEAEQRDAMGPGMRRLVLLNVVSPAKGILRGLTTQQKLALSHSPHRDAADLFEDCVTCAADKLIADAGGPAWNPGDFRRVHDHVRAELYDTTAEVVARVERVLVIWHGVRNTLAAMKSPADALEEIDEHLGELVFPGFVTATGSRRLPDLQRYLRAVERRLEKLPDDPYRDHERMLKLDEMRLAYDDLLGRLPPARRSEDAVVEIRWMLEELRVSYFAQTLGTPYPISDKRITKAMERLTA; from the coding sequence ATGGGATCTTCTTCGGTGACATCGCCCTTGACCGGCCTGCGCGAACGCCTGCCCGCGCTCATGCTGCGCGACGAGCTGAGGCTTCGCCGCCGCATCGACGGCGCACGCAAGGTGCGCGACCACAAGGCGCTGCGGGCCATCGCCGACCAGGTGACGGGCCAGATCGAGGCGGCCGAGGCCAGGGTCGGGGCGCGCCGGGCCCTGGTGCCCGCTCTCACCTACCCCGAGGCCCTGCCGGTCAGCATGCGCAGGGACGAGATCCTCGCGGCCGTGCGCGACCATCAGGTGGTCATCGTCGCGGGCGAGACCGGGTCCGGCAAGACCACCCAGATCCCCAAGATCTGCCTCGAACTCGGCCGGGGCGTCAAGGGCCAGATCGGTCACACCCAGCCGCGCAGGATCGCCGCCCGCACCGTGGCCGAGCGCATCGCGGAAGAGCTGGGCATCCCCCTCGGCGGCGCCGTCGGCTACAAGGTGCGCTTCACCGACCACTCCGGCGACGACACCCTGGTCAAGCTGATGACCGACGGCATCCTGCTGGCCGAGATGCAGCGCGACCGCCTGCTGTCCCGCTACGACACGCTGATCATCGACGAGGCCCACGAGCGCAGCCTCAACATCGACTTCATCCTCGGCTACCTCAAACAGCTCCTGCCCCGCCGCCCCGACCTCAAGGTGATCATCACCTCGGCCACGATCGACCCCGAGCGCTTCTCACGCCACTTCGGCGACGCTCCCGTCATCGAGGTCTCCGGCCGCACCTACCCCGTCGAGGTCCGCTACCGCCCGATCACCGACGACCAGGAGGACCAGGCGCAGGCGATCGTCGACGCGGTGGACGAGCTCTGCGCCGAGGGTCCTGGCGACATCCTCGTCTTCCTCAGCGGCGAGCGCGAGATCCGCGACACCGCCGAGGCCCTGAAGGGCCGCGACGAAGAGGTGCTCCCGCTGTTCGCGCGGCTGTCGGCGGGCGAGCAGCACCGGGTCTTCCAGCAGCACCGCGGGCGCAGGATCGTCCTGTCCACCAACGTCGCCGAGACCTCCCTCACCGTCCCGGGCATCAAGTACGTCATCGACCCCGGCTTCGCCCGCGTCTCCCGCTACAGCCACCGGCTGAAGGTCCAGCGCCTGCCCATCGAGCCGATCTCGCAGGCGTCGGCGAACCAGCGCAAGGGCCGCTGCGGCCGCACCTCCGACGGCGTGTGCGTCCGCCTCTACTCCGAGGAGGACTTCCTCGGCCGGCCTGAGTTCACCGATCCCGAGATCCTGCGCACCAACCTCGCCTCGGTCATCCTGCAGATGACCACGCTCGGCCTCGGCGACATCGCGGCCTTCCCGTTCGTGGAGCCGCCCGACCAGCGGCAGGTCAAGGACGGCGTCAACCTGCTGCACGAGCTCGGCGCCTTCGACGACGACCGCAAGCTCACGCCCATCGGCGGCAAGCTCGCCCAGCTCCCCGTCGACCCCCGTCTCGCCCGCATGGTGCTCGCCGCCCACGACAACGGCTGCGCCGAGGAGGTCATGGTCATCGCCGCGGCCCTGTCCATCCAGGACCCCCGCGAGCGGCCCGCCGACAAGCAGGCCCAGGCCGACCAGAAGCACGCCCGCTTCGCCGACAAGGAATCGGACTTCCTCACCTTCCTGAAGCTCTGGGACCATCTGCGCGAGCAGCAGAAAGAACTGTCCTCCAGCCAGTTCCGGCGCATGTGCAAGGCCGACTACCTCAACTACCTGCGCGTGCGCGAATGGCAGGACCTCTACAGCCAGCTCCGGCAGGTCGCCACCGGCATGGGCGTCACGCTCAACTCGGCCCGCGCCGAGCCGTACGCCGTGCACGTCTCGCTGCTGGCGGGCATGCTCTCCCACATCGGCGTCATGGACGTCGACAAGGACGCCGACAAGAACGGGGCCGGTGCGCGCCGCCGCGCCATGCGCGAGTACCTGGGCGCCCGGGGTGCGAAGTTCGCGATCTTCCCCGGCTCCGCGCTGTTCCGCAAGCAGCCCCGGTGGGTCATGGCCGGCGAGCTGGTCGAGACCTCGCGGCTGTGGGCGCGCGTGGTCGCGAAGATCGAGCCGCAGTGGATCGAACCGCTCGCCGGCCACTTGGTCAAGCGCACCTACAGCGAGCCCCACTGGGAGAAGAGCCAGGGCGCCGTCATGGCGTCCGAGAAGGTCACGCTGTACGGGGTGCCGATCGTCGTGGACCGCAAGGTCAACTACGGGCGGGTCGACCCCGAGCTGTCGCGCGACCTGTTCATCCGCCACGCCCTGGTGGAGGGCGACTGGGACACCCACCACCGCTTCCTGAAGGACAACCGCCGCCTGCTGTCGGAGGTCGAGGAGCTGGAGGCCCGCGCGCGGCGGCGCGACATCCTGGTCGACGACGAGACGCTGTTCGACTTCTACGACAAGCGCGTCCCCGATCACGTCGTCTCCGCGCGCCACTTCGACACCTGGTGGAAGCGCGAGCGGCAGACCCGGCCGGAGCTGCTCACCTTCACCTCCGACATGCTCATCAACGCGGGCGCCGACGCCGACGACCTGCAACAGGCCTACCCCGACGCCTGGCGGCACCTCGGCCAGCGCATGCGGCTCACCTACCAGTTCGAGCCCGGCGCCGACGCCGACGGCGTGACCGTGCACGTCCCCCTGCAGATCCTCAACCAGTTCGAGGGCGACGGCTTCGACTGGCAGGTGCCGGGCATGCGCGAGGAACTCGTCACCGAGATGATCCGCTCGCTGCCCAAGCCGCTGCGCCGCAACTTCGTGCCCGCGCCGAACTACGCCAAGGCCGTGCTGGAGCACGTCACGCCCGGCAAGGAACCGGTGGCCGAAGCGGTGTCCCGCGAGCTGTCCCGGCTCACCGGCGTCCAGGTGCCCGCCGACGCGTTCGACCCCGCCCGCCTGCCCGACCACCTGCGCGTCACCTACCGGGTGGTGGACGAGCGCAAGCGCACCGTGGGCGAGGACAAGGACCTGGCCGCGCTCAAGAGCAGCCTCGCCCCCAAGGTGCGCGCCACCCTCTCGCGCGCCGGGGAGGAGCTGGAGCGCACCGGCCTGCGCGCGTGGACGTTCGGCGACCTGCCCAAGCTCTTCGAGCAGGGCCGCCTGAAGGGCTACCCCGCGCTGGTGGACGAGGGCGGCACGGTGGGGGTGCGGGTCTTCCAGACCGAGGCCGAGCAGCGCGACGCCATGGGGCCGGGCATGCGCCGGCTCGTCCTGCTCAACGTCGTCTCGCCCGCCAAGGGCATCCTGCGGGGCCTGACCACCCAGCAGAAGCTGGCCCTCAGCCACAGCCCGCACCGCGACGCCGCCGACCTGTTCGAGGACTGCGTCACGTGCGCGGCCGACAAGCTCATCGCCGACGCGGGCGGCCCCGCCTGGAACCCCGGCGACTTCCGCCGCGTCCACGACCACGTGCGCGCCGAGCTGTACGACACCACCGCCGAGGTCGTCGCCCGCGTCGAACGCGTCCTGGTCATCTGGCACGGCGTGCGGAACACGCTGGCCGCGATGAAGAGCCCGGCGGACGCGCTGGAGGAGATCGACGAGCACCTCGGCGAGCTGGTCTTCCCCGGCTTCGTCACCGCGACCGGCTCGCGCCGCCTTCCCGACCTGCAACGCTACCTGCGCGCGGTGGAACGCCGCCTGGAGAAGCTCCCCGACGACCCCTACCGCGACCACGAGCGCATGCTCAAGCTGGACGAGATGCGCCTGGCCTACGACGATCTGCTCGGCCGGCTGCCCCCGGCCCGGCGCTCGGAGGACGCGGTGGTGGAGATCCGCTGGATGCTGGAGGAGCTGAGGGTCAGCTACTTCGCCCAGACCCTGGGCACGCCGTACCCGATCAGTGACAAGCGCATCACCAAGGCGATGGAGCGCCTCACGGCCTGA
- a CDS encoding SapB/AmfS family lanthipeptide, whose protein sequence is MALLDLQDMELPGGGGHGGGGSSLSLLGCTPHENSSLSILCGN, encoded by the coding sequence ATGGCGCTTCTGGACCTTCAGGACATGGAGCTGCCCGGTGGCGGCGGCCACGGCGGCGGCGGCAGCAGCCTGAGCCTCCTGGGTTGCACCCCGCACGAGAACAGCAGCCTCAGCATCCTCTGCGGCAACTGA
- a CDS encoding ATP-binding protein translates to MKVTIALRLPRDAASVSVTRQILGAELEVLGVERQIREDVQLMLTEACSNVIRHANAGDEYTVSVEVLDDKCLITVTDTGTGFDPDQVSPGRPLAEHGRGLQIMRALADDVRFMNRPRHGAIVCLEKTLRFVKDAPGRLLSTH, encoded by the coding sequence GTGAAGGTGACCATCGCATTGCGCTTGCCGCGAGACGCGGCGAGCGTGTCCGTCACCCGGCAGATCCTCGGCGCCGAGCTGGAGGTCCTCGGGGTGGAGCGTCAGATCCGGGAGGACGTCCAGCTCATGCTCACCGAGGCGTGCTCGAACGTCATCAGGCACGCCAACGCGGGGGACGAGTACACCGTCAGCGTGGAGGTGCTGGACGACAAGTGCCTGATAACCGTGACCGACACCGGCACCGGCTTCGACCCTGACCAGGTGAGTCCGGGCAGGCCGCTCGCCGAGCACGGCCGGGGGCTCCAGATCATGCGCGCGCTCGCCGACGACGTCCGGTTCATGAACCGGCCGCGGCACGGCGCGATCGTCTGCCTGGAGAAGACGTTGAGGTTCGTCAAGGACGCCCCCGGTCGCCTGCTCAGCACCCACTGA
- the lanKC gene encoding class III lanthionine synthetase LanKC: protein MTTRYEVYCQADPLFYDTLDNQRAKYPDFPIAGRPVPPGWDHRVTDTWLHYGPADRALPSQGWKIHISSCLADAEKTLDIVWDYCVGRRTSFKFLRGPRVAMMQSSKYADRGSSGKLVTIYPLDEAELELVIKELDELLRGVTGPYILSDLRIGEGPLFVRYGGFAERFCLNANLDRVLAIEDPDGVLVPDRRGPSFSPPPWVTLPAFLEPHLAARNAVTMADLPYAIESVLHFSNGGGVYKATDTRTGETVVLKEARPHAGLDAVGRDAVARLRHEADMLRRLDGLDAVPGMRDYFTVGDHHFLVQEFVDGPTLSQESVRRHPLIRAAITPEDAAEYTEWALRMLGQVERAIASLHERGVVFGDLHPFNVLVEGDRAVLIDFEVASLAEENTRPTLANPGFCPPPDRVGVEADKYSLACMRLSLFATMSTVLIPLHRAKVVHLADLVRETFPVPREFIDEAVETILGPERSAAPAGTPETTGDTANTTNTANTANTAGTVSAVGERPDTRAMRELPLPGRASWASLRDAARRAILASATPQRHDRLFPGDSTQFLPGGGLNLASGAAGVLYALAATGAGRFPEYEGWLRERAFAPEHGTGLGFWDGLHGVAYALDAIGRREDALELVSLCLREKWERLGQSLYSGLAGIGLNLLHFGRATGDREILDGAGRIVDLVADRLGTVESVPEISGGAHPHAGLMRGSAGPALLFLRAYDATGDAALLDHAEVALRQDLRRCVHRDDGQLQVQQGWRTNPYLDEGSAGIGLVLRHYLERRENADFRQALHDIGPVATLRYYVQSGLFNGRAGMITALATGLRPDVDRHSPEVADQVARLAWHAMPYGGGLAFPGNQLLRLSMDLGSGTAGVVLALGAVLHDQPVTLPFISPPGTPAGTAVPPESGRR from the coding sequence GTGACCACCCGGTACGAGGTCTATTGCCAAGCGGATCCGTTGTTTTACGACACCCTTGACAACCAGCGGGCCAAGTATCCGGATTTCCCCATTGCCGGCAGGCCCGTGCCTCCCGGGTGGGACCACCGCGTCACGGACACGTGGCTGCACTACGGGCCGGCGGACAGAGCGCTGCCGTCGCAGGGCTGGAAGATCCACATCTCCTCCTGCCTGGCCGACGCCGAGAAGACGCTGGACATCGTCTGGGACTACTGCGTCGGCCGGCGGACCAGCTTCAAGTTCCTGCGCGGTCCGCGCGTCGCGATGATGCAGAGCTCCAAGTACGCCGACCGGGGCAGCAGCGGCAAGCTGGTCACGATCTACCCCTTGGACGAGGCCGAGCTCGAACTGGTGATCAAGGAACTCGACGAGCTCCTGCGCGGCGTGACCGGCCCCTACATCCTGAGCGACCTGCGCATCGGCGAGGGCCCCCTGTTCGTCCGCTACGGCGGCTTCGCCGAGCGGTTCTGCCTCAACGCCAACCTGGACCGCGTGCTGGCGATCGAGGACCCCGACGGCGTCCTCGTGCCCGACCGCCGCGGCCCCTCCTTCTCACCCCCGCCCTGGGTCACGCTGCCCGCCTTCCTGGAGCCCCACCTCGCCGCCCGCAACGCGGTGACCATGGCCGACCTGCCGTACGCGATCGAGAGCGTGCTGCACTTCTCCAACGGCGGCGGCGTCTACAAGGCGACCGACACCCGCACCGGCGAGACGGTGGTGCTCAAGGAGGCCAGGCCGCACGCCGGGCTCGACGCGGTCGGCCGCGACGCCGTGGCGCGCCTCCGGCACGAGGCGGACATGCTGCGCCGGCTCGACGGGCTGGACGCCGTGCCGGGCATGCGCGACTACTTCACCGTCGGCGACCACCACTTCCTGGTCCAGGAGTTCGTGGACGGCCCCACGCTCAGCCAGGAGTCGGTGCGGCGCCACCCGCTGATCCGCGCGGCGATCACCCCCGAGGACGCCGCGGAGTACACCGAGTGGGCGCTCAGGATGCTCGGCCAGGTGGAGCGCGCCATCGCCTCCCTGCACGAGCGCGGGGTCGTGTTCGGTGACCTGCACCCCTTCAACGTCCTGGTCGAGGGCGACCGGGCCGTGCTCATCGACTTCGAGGTGGCCAGCCTGGCGGAGGAGAACACCCGGCCGACGCTCGCCAACCCCGGCTTCTGCCCTCCCCCCGACCGGGTCGGCGTGGAGGCCGACAAGTACTCGCTCGCCTGCATGCGCCTGAGCCTGTTCGCCACGATGTCCACGGTGCTGATCCCCCTGCACCGGGCCAAGGTGGTCCACCTCGCCGACCTGGTGCGCGAGACCTTCCCGGTGCCGCGCGAATTCATCGACGAGGCGGTCGAGACCATCCTCGGCCCGGAGCGGAGCGCCGCGCCGGCGGGCACCCCGGAGACCACGGGCGACACCGCGAACACGACGAACACCGCGAACACCGCGAACACGGCCGGCACGGTCAGCGCGGTCGGGGAGCGGCCCGACACGCGGGCGATGCGCGAGCTGCCGCTGCCGGGCCGGGCCTCCTGGGCCTCGCTCAGGGACGCCGCACGCCGGGCGATCCTCGCCTCCGCGACCCCCCAGCGCCACGACCGGCTGTTCCCCGGCGATTCGACGCAGTTCCTGCCGGGCGGCGGGCTGAACCTGGCCAGCGGAGCGGCCGGCGTCCTGTACGCCCTCGCGGCGACCGGGGCGGGGCGGTTCCCCGAGTACGAGGGCTGGCTGCGCGAGCGGGCCTTCGCCCCCGAGCACGGCACCGGTCTCGGCTTCTGGGACGGCCTGCACGGCGTCGCCTACGCCTTGGACGCGATCGGCCGGCGCGAGGACGCCCTGGAGCTCGTCTCCCTGTGCCTGCGCGAGAAGTGGGAGCGGCTCGGCCAGAGCCTGTACTCGGGCCTGGCGGGAATCGGGCTGAACCTGCTGCACTTCGGCCGCGCGACCGGGGACCGCGAGATCCTCGACGGCGCGGGCAGGATCGTCGACCTGGTCGCCGACCGGCTCGGCACGGTCGAGAGCGTCCCCGAGATCAGCGGCGGCGCCCACCCGCACGCGGGGCTGATGCGCGGGTCCGCGGGCCCGGCGCTGCTGTTCCTGCGGGCCTACGACGCCACGGGCGACGCCGCGCTGCTCGACCACGCGGAGGTGGCGCTGCGGCAGGACCTGCGCCGGTGCGTCCACCGCGACGACGGGCAGCTCCAGGTCCAGCAGGGCTGGCGCACCAACCCCTACCTGGACGAGGGCTCGGCCGGCATCGGGCTGGTCCTGCGCCACTACCTCGAACGGCGCGAGAACGCGGACTTCCGGCAGGCCCTGCACGACATCGGGCCGGTCGCGACGCTCCGGTACTACGTCCAGTCAGGCCTGTTCAACGGACGCGCCGGCATGATCACCGCGCTGGCCACGGGCCTGCGCCCCGACGTCGACCGCCACTCCCCCGAGGTGGCCGACCAGGTGGCGCGGCTGGCCTGGCACGCGATGCCCTACGGCGGCGGGCTGGCCTTCCCGGGCAACCAGTTGCTCCGGCTCTCGATGGACCTCGGCAGCGGTACCGCCGGCGTGGTCCTCGCGCTGGGCGCCGTGCTGCACGACCAGCCGGTGACCCTGCCCTTCATCTCCCCGCCCGGCACGCCCGCCGGGACGGCGGTTCCTCCTGAAAGCGGAAGGAGGTGA
- a CDS encoding SapB/AmfS family lanthipeptide, which yields MALLDLQDMELPGGGGHGGGGSSLSLVGCTPHENSSLSILCGN from the coding sequence ATGGCGCTTCTCGACCTGCAGGACATGGAGCTTCCCGGCGGCGGCGGCCACGGCGGCGGCGGCAGCAGCCTGAGCCTGGTCGGTTGCACCCCGCACGAGAACAGCAGCCTCAGCATCCTCTGCGGCAACTGA
- a CDS encoding ABC transporter ATP-binding protein, with amino-acid sequence MSETPAAGHRTTGTREHLAATGDDDAAAAPVAGAAKPDRGADGLLLEMVRRSGAWPYIYAATALAGAVVELMLPGALGRAVDVLVSPSGDPTGVLVLCASLVATVVACDAVAVLASGSGGAQAARLLRERVVRHILAVGPAMSRRHPAGDLVTRAGTNAEEVGAAPEAVITAVSLLVPAAGSLVALALIDPWLAVAFAAGLTVILLVLRAFLRETTAVSSGYQEAQSDIASRLIDALAGARTIAAAGTEEQEVRRVLAPLTRLRGFGMAVWRVNARAGVQAAIVVPLLETAVIGVGGLRLAAGALTVGELFAAARYAVLGAGIGSALGYLNRLARARSAARRVRQVLDLPAPTYGHEEPPGAGAERGRLELRGVSAYADGRPVLRDIDLTVPGGAALAVVGRSGSGKSALAAVAGRLLDPDRGEVLLDGVPLPRLSRAALRGAAGYAFERPVLFGHTLREAIAPGGSDEAVRAAGEAAAADAFIRRLPRAYDTPVEEAPMSGGERQRVGLARAFAHGGRLLILDDATSSLDTVTEYQVARALTEELRDRTRLIVAHRAATAARADLVVWLEDGRIRGRGTHEVLWRDARYRAVFQVAGQVAGQVAGQVTDKATDQGQATDQGGHGLESTPRVPHDSLAPRHSPPVTPPASSPTASPAPSPTSPPAPSPASSPVPPPAPSTPASAAPSAAPSPAAEPR; translated from the coding sequence ATGTCGGAGACCCCGGCGGCGGGCCACCGGACGACCGGCACCCGGGAACACCTCGCCGCCACCGGGGACGACGACGCGGCGGCGGCTCCCGTGGCGGGGGCCGCGAAACCGGACCGCGGCGCCGACGGACTCCTGCTGGAGATGGTGCGCCGCAGCGGCGCCTGGCCCTACATCTACGCCGCGACCGCGCTGGCCGGCGCCGTGGTCGAGCTCATGCTCCCCGGCGCGCTCGGCCGGGCCGTCGACGTCCTCGTCTCCCCCTCCGGCGACCCCACCGGCGTCCTCGTGCTGTGCGCCTCGCTCGTCGCCACGGTCGTCGCCTGCGACGCGGTGGCGGTCCTCGCCTCGGGATCCGGCGGCGCGCAGGCCGCGCGACTGCTGCGCGAGCGCGTGGTCCGCCACATTCTCGCCGTCGGGCCCGCGATGTCCCGCCGGCACCCCGCGGGCGACCTGGTCACCCGGGCCGGGACCAACGCCGAGGAGGTCGGCGCCGCCCCTGAGGCCGTGATCACGGCCGTCTCCCTGCTCGTGCCGGCCGCCGGGTCTCTGGTCGCGCTGGCGCTCATCGACCCCTGGCTCGCGGTGGCGTTCGCCGCGGGCCTCACCGTGATCCTGCTCGTCCTGCGCGCCTTCCTGCGCGAGACCACCGCCGTCTCCTCCGGCTACCAGGAGGCCCAGAGCGACATCGCCTCCCGGCTCATCGACGCGCTGGCGGGCGCGCGCACCATCGCCGCCGCCGGGACCGAGGAGCAGGAGGTGCGCCGCGTCCTCGCGCCCCTGACCCGCCTGCGCGGATTCGGCATGGCCGTGTGGCGGGTGAACGCCCGCGCGGGCGTGCAGGCCGCCATCGTCGTCCCCCTGCTGGAGACCGCCGTGATCGGCGTCGGCGGCCTGCGCCTGGCGGCCGGGGCGCTCACCGTGGGCGAGCTGTTCGCCGCGGCCCGGTACGCGGTGCTCGGCGCGGGCATCGGCTCGGCGCTCGGCTACCTGAACCGGCTCGCCCGCGCCCGCTCGGCGGCGCGGCGGGTGCGCCAGGTCCTCGACCTGCCCGCCCCCACCTACGGGCACGAGGAGCCGCCCGGCGCGGGGGCCGAACGCGGGCGCCTGGAGCTACGCGGCGTCAGCGCGTACGCCGACGGGCGGCCGGTGCTGCGCGACATCGACCTCACCGTGCCGGGAGGGGCCGCGCTGGCGGTGGTGGGCAGGTCGGGCAGCGGGAAGTCGGCGCTGGCGGCCGTCGCCGGGCGCCTGCTCGACCCCGACCGCGGCGAGGTCCTGCTCGACGGGGTCCCGCTCCCCCGGCTCTCCCGCGCCGCGCTGCGCGGGGCGGCCGGCTACGCGTTCGAGCGCCCTGTGCTGTTCGGCCACACCCTGCGCGAGGCCATCGCGCCCGGCGGGTCCGACGAGGCGGTCAGGGCCGCCGGCGAGGCCGCCGCGGCGGACGCGTTCATCCGCAGGCTGCCCCGGGCCTATGACACGCCGGTCGAGGAGGCGCCCATGTCGGGCGGCGAACGCCAGCGGGTGGGGCTCGCCCGCGCCTTCGCCCACGGCGGGCGGCTGCTGATCCTGGACGACGCCACCTCCAGCCTGGACACCGTGACCGAGTACCAGGTCGCGCGGGCGCTGACCGAGGAGCTGCGCGACCGCACCCGGCTGATCGTCGCCCACCGCGCGGCCACGGCCGCCCGCGCGGACCTGGTGGTCTGGCTGGAGGACGGGCGGATCCGCGGGCGCGGCACGCACGAGGTGCTGTGGCGCGACGCGCGTTACCGCGCCGTGTTCCAGGTAGCGGGACAAGTGGCGGGACAGGTCGCGGGACAGGTCACGGACAAGGCGACGGACCAGGGCCAGGCGACGGACCAGGGCGGACACGGCCTCGAATCCACACCGCGCGTGCCACACGACTCCCTGGCACCGCGGCATTCCCCGCCGGTGACGCCGCCGGCCTCCTCCCCGACGGCGTCACCGGCACCCTCTCCTACGTCTCCTCCAGCGCCTTCCCCGGCGTCCTCCCCGGTACCTCCACCGGCGCCTTCCACCCCGGCTTCCGCGGCACCTTCCGCCGCACCCTCCCCGGCGGCGGAGCCGCGATGA
- the ppgK gene encoding polyphosphate--glucose phosphotransferase, whose amino-acid sequence MNTLGIDIGGSGIKGAPVDTATGTLLAERCRIPTPSPSAPGAVAEVVRRIVEHFSWTGPVGVTFPGVVVDGVTRTAANVDHAWIGTDARALFTEASGLGVVVLNDADAAGVAEATFGAGRGHEGLVLMLTFGTGIGSALIMNGALIPNTEFGHLEIDGHVAERRASDHAREAHDLTWEKWAQRVQRYLEHVQMLMSPSLIVIGGGVSKKADKFLRFIDLPGTTVVPAALLNNAGIIGAALAAASAAVPVSHP is encoded by the coding sequence ATGAACACACTGGGAATCGACATCGGCGGGTCGGGCATCAAGGGCGCCCCGGTGGACACGGCGACCGGGACGCTGCTGGCGGAGCGGTGCAGGATACCGACGCCGAGCCCCTCCGCCCCCGGCGCCGTGGCCGAGGTGGTCCGGCGGATCGTCGAGCACTTCTCCTGGACGGGCCCGGTCGGGGTGACCTTCCCCGGCGTGGTGGTGGACGGCGTGACCAGGACCGCGGCGAACGTCGACCACGCCTGGATCGGCACGGACGCGCGGGCGCTGTTCACCGAGGCGAGCGGCCTCGGCGTCGTCGTGCTCAACGACGCCGACGCGGCGGGGGTCGCGGAGGCGACGTTCGGCGCGGGCCGCGGCCACGAGGGGCTGGTCCTCATGCTCACCTTCGGCACCGGCATCGGCAGCGCCCTGATCATGAACGGCGCGCTGATCCCCAACACCGAGTTCGGGCACCTGGAGATCGACGGGCACGTGGCCGAGCGCCGCGCCTCCGACCACGCTCGTGAGGCGCACGACCTGACCTGGGAGAAGTGGGCCCAGCGCGTCCAGCGGTACCTGGAGCACGTCCAGATGCTGATGTCGCCCTCGCTGATCGTCATCGGCGGCGGGGTCAGCAAGAAGGCCGACAAGTTCCTCCGCTTCATCGATCTTCCCGGCACCACCGTGGTGCCCGCCGCCCTGCTCAACAACGCCGGCATCATCGGCGCCGCGCTCGCCGCCGCCTCCGCCGCGGTCCCGGTCTCCCACCCGTGA
- a CDS encoding DUF2795 domain-containing protein — translation MTQADFIHVQKYLSGVDYPASKDTLLEHAKAQGADQDAVKALERLPDREYDGPSGVSKELAR, via the coding sequence ATGACCCAGGCAGATTTCATCCACGTGCAGAAGTACTTGTCGGGAGTGGACTATCCCGCGTCGAAGGACACCCTGCTCGAACACGCCAAGGCGCAGGGCGCGGACCAGGACGCGGTGAAGGCCCTGGAGCGGCTGCCCGACCGCGAGTACGACGGCCCGAGCGGCGTCAGCAAGGAACTCGCCCGGTAG